One region of Silene latifolia isolate original U9 population unplaced genomic scaffold, ASM4854445v1 scaffold_57, whole genome shotgun sequence genomic DNA includes:
- the LOC141639818 gene encoding protein EARLY RESPONSIVE TO DEHYDRATION 15-like — protein sequence MTLVSGRGSVLNPNARPFIPAMYRQVEDFSTEWWNLVQNSVWFRDYWLTEHQDTSFEESNDSKDDDIANLLPETFDVDYDEFPNAEAEFDEFIGVFDNHGGFGLRADVKAQNVPAFTSGALTKNLDKWSLSPKGRGVISNSPIELAKYNGRCVNYTGYNQGIRRIHQPR from the exons ATGACGCTAGTATCGGGCAGAGGATCTGTACTGAACCCAAATGCGCGTCCCTTTATTCCTGCCATGTACCGACAAGTGGAGGATTTCTCTACAGAATGGTGGAATTTGGTGCAGAATTCCGTATGGTTTCGTGACTATTGGCTGACGGAACATCAAGATACAAGCTTTGAGGAATCAAATGATTCCAAGGATGATGACATCGCGAATTTGCTGCCGGAAACTTTTGATGTTGACTATGACGAATTCCCGAATGCAGAAGCAGAGTTTGATGAGTTTATTGGAGTGTTCGACAATCATGGTGGATTTGGCTTGAGGGCAGATGTTAAGGCACAAAACG TCCCAGCATTCACGTCTGGAGCATTGACAAAGAATCTCGACAAGTGGTCATTGTCACCAAAGGGAAGGGGTGTGATTTCTAACTCTCCGATTGAGCTGGCCAAGTATAATGGCAGGTGCGTGAACTACACGGGCTATAATCAAGGAATTAGACGCATTCATCAACCTCGTTGA
- the LOC141639759 gene encoding putative ribose-5-phosphate isomerase 2, protein MEKAKMNGSSSPGILTQDELKKIAAYKAVEYVESGMVIGLGTGSTAKHAVARIGELLRLGKLKNIIGIPTSKMTHELAISCGIPLSDLNTYPVVDLAIDGADEVDPYMNLVKGRGGSLLREKMIESATKKFIVIVDDTKLVKYLGGTGLAIPVEVVPFCWKFSADRLRDLFQDKGCVAKLRTFGDNEPFITDNENYIVDLYIKEDLGDLNLASDAILRLPGIIEHGMFLGMATTLIVAGDLGISIKNK, encoded by the coding sequence ATGGAAAAGGCCAAAATGAATGGGTCATCTTCTCCAGGGATATTAACCCAAGATGAACTGAAGAAAATTGCAGCATATAAGGCAGTGGAATATGTCGAATCAGGTATGGTTATCGGTTTAGGAACTGGATCTACTGCAAAACACGCAGTTGCTAGAATAGGTGAGTTATTGCGCCTAGGAAAGTTGAAGAACATCATTGGTATACCCACCTCAAAAATGACTCATGAACTGGCCATTTCTTGTGGAATTCCATTGTCCGATCTGAATACATACCCCGTTGTCGATCTTGCAATTGATGGGGCAGATGAGGTTGATCCATACATGAATTTGGTTAAAGGAAGAGGCGGGTCTTTGCTTAGAGAAAAGATGATTGAGAGTGCAACGAAGAAGTTCATTGTAATTGTTGATGATACCAAGTTAGTTAAGTATTTAGGTGGGACCGGTTTGGCTATACCGGTTGAAGTTGTGCCCTTTTGTTGGAAATTCTCTGCCGACAGGTTGAGAGATTTGTTTCAGGATAAAGGGTGTGTTGCCAAGTTGAGGACTTTCGGTGATAATGAGCCCTTTATTAccgataatgaaaattacattgtTGACTTGTATATTAAGGAAGATCTTGGTGATTTGAACCTTGCCAGTGATGCGATTTTGAGACTTCCTGGTATTATTGAGCACGGGATGTTCCTAGGTATGGCTACTACACTTATTGTAGCCGGGGATCTTGGAATTTCTATCAAGAATAAGTAG